A portion of the Thermus tengchongensis genome contains these proteins:
- a CDS encoding putative toxin-antitoxin system toxin component, PIN family: MIRAVLDPGVLVAALLSSQGAPAQLVRLLVKGRFQLVLSPKLLEETERVLKRPKFRDHVNLEEVQDYLAFLVRWGELVPDPPESPGLCPDPGDDYVVALARASRARVLVSGDGHLLGLSHPEPPVLTPRAFLELLESLGPQA, from the coding sequence ATGATCCGCGCGGTCCTTGACCCGGGGGTGCTGGTGGCGGCCCTTCTTTCCTCCCAGGGGGCCCCGGCGCAACTTGTGCGCCTCTTGGTGAAAGGGCGTTTCCAGCTCGTCCTTTCCCCCAAGCTTCTCGAGGAAACCGAGCGGGTCCTAAAAAGACCCAAGTTCCGAGACCACGTGAACCTCGAGGAGGTCCAGGACTATCTGGCCTTCTTGGTCCGCTGGGGAGAGCTGGTCCCCGACCCTCCGGAAAGCCCGGGCCTATGCCCCGACCCCGGGGACGACTACGTGGTGGCCTTGGCGCGGGCCTCGAGGGCCAGGGTCCTGGTATCAGGGGATGGGCACCTGCTGGGGCTTTCCCATCCCGAACCCCCTGTGCTCACCCCCAGGGCCTTTCTGGAGCTTCTGGAATCCCTCGGGCCTCAGGCATAA
- a CDS encoding NIPSNAP family containing protein, translating to MTVQMRRYRLKEGTREAFQKVFLEVIVPLRQAMGFRVLGAYWLSDRDFLWFVGHENFAEAEKAYYEHPERRKVDPRVFLEEMETRFVERLL from the coding sequence ATGACCGTCCAGATGCGCCGCTACCGGCTTAAGGAAGGCACCCGAGAAGCTTTCCAAAAGGTTTTCCTAGAGGTCATCGTCCCCCTGCGCCAGGCCATGGGCTTCAGGGTGCTTGGGGCCTACTGGCTCTCGGACCGGGACTTCCTCTGGTTCGTGGGGCACGAGAACTTCGCCGAGGCGGAGAAGGCTTACTACGAGCACCCCGAACGGAGGAAGGTGGACCCCCGGGTGTTCCTGGAAGAGATGGAAACCCGCTTCGTGGAGAGGCTCCTCTAA
- a CDS encoding ABC transporter permease has protein sequence MEIFHLVLRNLLARPVRSLLTLLGVLIATSSMVLFLSFGEGLRRSLFQELSRVGPAIQVVPEGTEGLGFGAYPEITPAQLQALEEAGRALGVRALVPTLFLSRGGFDPQTSFFFQGLPRGVGPDLLYPGVRAKEGRLVPTAGGAVVGGKVAKRSQLALESPLRLSPQVTLRVEGILEESGGLADNLIFVPLEALQRVLGTQNFSAVLVALSPGQRAEEVARNLEKAVPGLKAQTTGDVMRFAERALRISDLVRFGISLVALIVGGLLVANTVMMSVYERTREFGVMRALGARRGFIFRLVVLEALFLALLGGTLGLALGGMVSYAINLYTFAQVGLALSAVTPRLALFSLLVALSLGLFAGLLPAYNASRIPVVEALGRV, from the coding sequence GTGGAGATCTTCCACCTGGTCCTACGCAACCTCCTGGCCCGCCCCGTGCGGAGCCTCCTCACCCTCCTCGGGGTCCTCATCGCCACCAGCAGCATGGTCCTCTTTCTCTCCTTCGGGGAGGGCTTAAGGCGCTCCCTCTTCCAGGAGCTTTCCCGGGTGGGCCCCGCCATCCAGGTGGTGCCGGAAGGCACGGAGGGCCTGGGTTTCGGCGCTTACCCGGAGATCACCCCCGCGCAGCTCCAAGCCCTGGAGGAGGCGGGCCGGGCCTTAGGGGTAAGGGCCTTGGTGCCCACCCTCTTCCTGAGCCGGGGCGGGTTTGACCCCCAGACCTCCTTCTTCTTCCAGGGCCTGCCCCGAGGGGTGGGGCCGGACCTCCTCTACCCCGGGGTAAGGGCCAAGGAGGGCCGTCTGGTTCCCACGGCAGGAGGTGCGGTGGTGGGGGGGAAGGTGGCCAAACGGAGCCAGCTCGCCCTGGAAAGCCCCTTGCGCCTTTCCCCCCAGGTGACCCTTAGGGTGGAGGGCATCCTGGAGGAAAGCGGGGGCCTGGCGGACAACCTGATCTTCGTGCCCCTGGAGGCCTTGCAGAGGGTGCTGGGCACCCAGAACTTCAGCGCGGTCTTGGTAGCCCTCTCACCGGGACAAAGGGCGGAGGAAGTGGCGAGAAACCTGGAAAAGGCGGTCCCAGGCCTCAAAGCCCAGACCACGGGGGACGTGATGCGCTTTGCCGAGCGCGCTTTGCGCATCAGCGACCTGGTGCGCTTCGGCATCAGCCTGGTGGCCTTGATCGTGGGCGGGCTTCTGGTGGCCAACACGGTGATGATGTCCGTGTACGAGCGCACCCGGGAGTTCGGGGTCATGCGGGCTTTGGGGGCCAGGCGGGGCTTCATCTTCCGGCTGGTGGTCCTCGAGGCCCTCTTCCTGGCCCTCCTGGGCGGGACCCTGGGCCTGGCCTTGGGGGGCATGGTTTCCTACGCCATCAACCTCTATACCTTCGCCCAGGTGGGTCTGGCCCTCTCCGCCGTAACCCCCCGCCTGGCCCTTTTCTCCCTCCTGGTGGCCTTGAGCCTGGGCCTTTTCGCCGGCCTCCTTCCCGCCTACAACGCCAGCCGCATCCCGGTGGTGGAAGCCCTGGGGAGGGTCTAG
- a CDS encoding ABC transporter ATP-binding protein: MLRAENLTKRYRQGEKEVVALAGFTYAFPLGATAVVGPSGSGKTTLLNLLAGFDLPSEGGVFLEETPLHRLPEDARAEVRLKRMGFVFQQWNLIPTLTAWENVAFPLLLAGIPPKTRRERALELLERVGLEARASHLPSRLSGGEQQRVALARALALDPPILFADEPTGNLDAESREQVASLLFEAGRERTLILVTHDLELAARAERILHLKGGRLAREELLRPTR; encoded by the coding sequence ATGCTGCGAGCGGAGAACCTCACCAAGCGCTACCGCCAAGGGGAGAAGGAGGTGGTGGCCCTAGCGGGCTTCACCTACGCCTTCCCCCTGGGGGCCACCGCGGTGGTGGGCCCTTCGGGAAGCGGCAAGACCACCCTGTTGAACCTGCTGGCGGGCTTTGACCTCCCCAGCGAGGGGGGAGTCTTTCTAGAGGAAACGCCCCTCCACCGCCTTCCCGAGGACGCGCGGGCCGAGGTGCGCCTGAAGCGGATGGGCTTCGTCTTCCAGCAGTGGAACCTGATCCCCACCCTCACCGCCTGGGAGAACGTGGCCTTCCCCCTGCTCCTCGCCGGGATACCCCCCAAGACCAGGCGAGAACGGGCTTTAGAGCTTCTGGAGAGGGTGGGCCTGGAAGCCCGGGCCTCCCACCTGCCGAGCCGCCTTTCCGGCGGGGAGCAGCAGCGGGTGGCCCTGGCCCGGGCCCTGGCCCTGGACCCCCCCATCCTCTTCGCCGACGAGCCCACGGGCAACCTGGACGCGGAGTCCCGAGAGCAGGTGGCCTCCCTCCTCTTTGAGGCGGGGCGGGAGCGGACCTTAATCCTCGTCACCCACGACCTGGAGCTGGCGGCCCGGGCGGAGCGCATCCTGCATCTGAAAGGTGGCAGGTTGGCCCGGGAGGAGTTGCTCCGGCCTACCCGGTAG
- a CDS encoding FAD-dependent oxidoreductase, with protein sequence MGKRMVVVGGVAGGASAAAKAKRENPDLEVVVYEKSGWVSYGACGLPYVLSGEIPRLERLVARTPEEFRKGGVEVHTRHEVVDVDPELKTLTVFDHVEGRTFQDRYDYLVLATGAKPTLPPIPGTEQAGVYTLRSMKDGEALLRALEGAKRATILGAGYIGLEVAEAFRKRGLEVTLLELKDRPLPHWDEEVGNLLKEELERHGVEVWTGVKVEALRGQGRVEAVETSEGVVSTDLVLVATGIRPNTLLAQAMGVALGPTGAIATDEEMRTNLEGVYAAGDVAESFHRVLGRPYWLPLGDVANKHGRTAGAVIAGKKARFHGVVGTAIFKAFGLAVATTGLSLEAALKEGFRAKKAFIQSRDGAHYYPGSQPLWVELVYEEGTGRLLGGAVVAKGHGALRIDALAALLHQGGTVEDLLALDLAYAPPYSPVWDPLLIAAQQVR encoded by the coding sequence ATGGGCAAGCGCATGGTGGTCGTGGGCGGCGTGGCGGGCGGGGCCTCTGCCGCCGCCAAGGCCAAGCGGGAGAACCCAGACCTCGAGGTGGTGGTCTACGAGAAATCCGGGTGGGTTTCCTACGGGGCCTGCGGCCTTCCCTACGTGCTCTCCGGGGAAATCCCCCGCCTGGAGCGGCTCGTGGCCCGCACCCCGGAGGAGTTCCGCAAAGGAGGGGTAGAGGTCCACACCCGCCACGAGGTGGTGGACGTGGACCCGGAGCTGAAAACCCTCACGGTCTTTGACCACGTGGAGGGGCGCACCTTCCAGGACCGCTACGACTACCTGGTCCTGGCCACGGGGGCCAAGCCCACCCTTCCCCCCATCCCAGGCACGGAGCAGGCGGGGGTCTACACCTTACGGAGCATGAAGGACGGGGAGGCCCTCCTAAGGGCCCTGGAAGGGGCCAAGAGGGCCACCATCCTGGGGGCGGGGTACATCGGCCTCGAGGTGGCCGAGGCCTTCCGCAAGCGGGGCCTGGAGGTAACCCTTTTGGAGCTCAAGGACCGCCCTCTCCCCCACTGGGACGAGGAGGTGGGGAACCTCCTCAAGGAGGAGCTGGAGCGGCACGGGGTGGAGGTCTGGACCGGGGTGAAGGTGGAGGCCCTCCGCGGCCAGGGCCGGGTGGAGGCGGTGGAGACCTCGGAAGGCGTGGTGTCTACCGACCTGGTGCTAGTGGCCACGGGCATCCGGCCCAACACCCTCCTGGCCCAGGCCATGGGGGTGGCCCTGGGCCCCACGGGGGCCATCGCCACGGACGAGGAGATGCGCACCAACCTGGAAGGGGTCTACGCCGCCGGGGATGTGGCGGAAAGCTTCCACCGGGTGCTTGGGCGACCCTACTGGTTGCCGCTTGGAGACGTGGCCAACAAGCACGGGCGCACTGCGGGGGCGGTCATCGCCGGCAAGAAGGCCCGCTTCCACGGGGTGGTGGGCACGGCCATCTTCAAGGCCTTCGGCCTGGCGGTGGCCACCACCGGGCTCTCCCTGGAGGCGGCCCTGAAGGAGGGCTTCCGCGCCAAGAAGGCCTTCATCCAAAGCCGCGACGGGGCCCACTACTACCCGGGAAGCCAGCCCCTCTGGGTGGAGCTGGTCTACGAGGAAGGGACGGGAAGGCTCTTAGGCGGAGCGGTGGTGGCCAAAGGCCACGGGGCCTTGCGCATCGACGCCCTGGCCGCCCTCCTGCACCAGGGGGGCACGGTGGAGGACCTTCTAGCCCTGGACCTGGCCTACGCCCCACCCTACAGCCCCGTCTGGGACCCCCTCCTCATCGCCGCCCAGCAGGTGCGCTAG
- the aceA gene encoding isocitrate lyase, with protein sequence MSMLTPEMRQEAEALRREWETNPRWKGVRRDYRPEDVVRLRPSVMVEHTLAKRGAEKLWRLLHERPYVHTFGAYTGAMAVEMVRAGLEAIYLSGWQVAADANLAWQTYPDQSLYPYNSVPQIVKRINNALMRADMIERAEGKVTRDWYVPIVADAEAGFGGVLNVFELTKAMIEAGAAGIHYEDQLASEKKCGHLGGKVLVPTSQHIRTLQAARLAADIMGVPTVIIARTDAEAATLITSDIDERDRPFILPGERTPEGFYRVRNGIEAGIARALAYAPYADVIWMETSKPDLEEARKFAEAVKREFPDKLLAYNLSPSFNWKKFLDDETIAKFNRELGEMGYKFQFITLAGWHTVNYYTWELAKDYKARGMPAFVELQQKEFLAQAQGFTAVKHQREVGAGYFDEVVLALTQGEASTLALKGSTEEAQFNEPVH encoded by the coding sequence TTGAGCATGCTCACCCCGGAGATGCGGCAAGAGGCGGAGGCCCTGCGGCGCGAGTGGGAGACCAACCCCCGCTGGAAGGGGGTCCGGCGGGACTACCGCCCCGAGGACGTGGTGCGGCTCCGTCCCAGCGTGATGGTGGAGCACACCCTGGCCAAGCGAGGAGCGGAGAAACTCTGGCGGCTCCTCCACGAGCGCCCCTACGTGCACACCTTCGGGGCCTACACCGGGGCCATGGCGGTGGAGATGGTGCGGGCCGGCCTCGAGGCCATCTACCTCTCCGGCTGGCAGGTAGCTGCCGACGCCAACCTGGCCTGGCAGACCTACCCCGACCAGTCCCTCTACCCCTACAACTCCGTGCCCCAAATCGTGAAGCGCATCAACAACGCCCTGATGCGGGCGGATATGATTGAGCGCGCCGAAGGCAAGGTGACCCGGGACTGGTACGTGCCCATCGTGGCCGACGCCGAGGCGGGCTTCGGTGGGGTCCTGAACGTCTTTGAGCTCACCAAGGCCATGATCGAGGCGGGGGCTGCCGGCATCCACTACGAGGACCAGCTGGCCTCCGAGAAGAAGTGCGGCCACCTGGGGGGCAAGGTCCTGGTGCCCACCTCCCAGCACATCCGCACCCTGCAGGCCGCCCGCCTGGCGGCGGACATCATGGGCGTGCCCACGGTGATCATCGCCCGCACGGACGCCGAGGCCGCCACCCTGATCACCAGCGACATCGACGAGCGGGACCGACCCTTCATCCTGCCCGGGGAGCGCACCCCCGAGGGCTTCTACCGGGTCCGGAACGGGATTGAGGCGGGCATCGCCCGGGCCCTGGCCTACGCCCCTTACGCCGATGTCATCTGGATGGAAACCTCCAAGCCCGACCTGGAGGAGGCCCGGAAGTTCGCCGAGGCGGTGAAGCGGGAGTTCCCCGATAAGCTCCTCGCTTACAACCTCTCCCCCTCCTTCAACTGGAAGAAGTTCCTGGACGACGAGACCATCGCCAAGTTCAACCGGGAGCTGGGGGAGATGGGCTACAAGTTCCAGTTCATCACCCTGGCGGGCTGGCACACCGTGAACTACTACACCTGGGAGCTGGCCAAGGACTACAAGGCCCGGGGCATGCCCGCATTCGTGGAGCTCCAGCAGAAGGAGTTCCTGGCCCAGGCCCAAGGTTTCACCGCCGTGAAGCACCAGCGGGAGGTGGGTGCCGGCTACTTCGACGAGGTGGTCCTGGCCCTCACCCAGGGAGAGGCCTCTACCCTGGCCCTTAAGGGCTCCACCGAGGAGGCCCAGTTCAACGAACCCGTGCACTAG
- the sufC gene encoding Fe-S cluster assembly ATPase SufC, protein MNQLEIRDLWASIDGETILKGVNLVVPKGQVHALMGPNGAGKSTLGKILAGDPEYTVERGDILLDGESILDLSPDERARKGLFLAFQYPVEVPGVTIANFLRLALQARLGREVGVAEFWAKVKRALELLDWDEGYLSRYLNEGFSGGEKKRNEILQLLVLEPTYAVLDETDSGLDIDALKVVARGVNAMRGPSFGALVITHYQRLLNYIVPDRVHVMMDGKVVAEGGPELALELEAKGYEWLREQVKEGA, encoded by the coding sequence ATGAACCAGCTGGAAATCCGCGACCTTTGGGCTTCCATCGACGGAGAGACCATCCTCAAGGGCGTGAACCTGGTGGTCCCCAAGGGCCAGGTGCACGCCCTCATGGGCCCCAACGGGGCCGGCAAGAGCACCCTGGGCAAGATCCTGGCGGGGGACCCCGAGTACACGGTGGAACGGGGGGATATTCTCCTGGACGGGGAAAGCATCCTGGATCTCTCCCCGGACGAGCGGGCGAGGAAGGGCCTCTTCCTGGCCTTCCAGTACCCCGTGGAGGTGCCGGGGGTCACCATCGCCAACTTCCTGCGCTTGGCCCTGCAGGCGAGGCTTGGCCGGGAGGTGGGGGTGGCGGAGTTCTGGGCCAAGGTGAAGCGGGCCCTGGAGCTTCTGGACTGGGACGAGGGCTACCTCTCCCGCTACCTCAACGAGGGCTTCTCCGGCGGGGAGAAGAAGCGCAACGAGATCCTCCAGCTTCTGGTGCTGGAGCCCACCTACGCCGTCTTGGACGAGACCGACTCCGGCCTGGACATCGACGCCCTCAAGGTGGTGGCCCGGGGGGTGAACGCCATGCGGGGCCCGAGCTTCGGCGCCCTGGTCATCACCCACTACCAGCGCCTCTTGAACTACATCGTCCCCGACCGGGTCCATGTGATGATGGACGGGAAGGTGGTGGCGGAGGGAGGTCCCGAGCTGGCCCTGGAACTGGAAGCTAAGGGCTACGAGTGGCTCCGGGAACAGGTAAAGGAGGGAGCATGA
- the sufB gene encoding Fe-S cluster assembly protein SufB, with the protein MSEVDLKTLGEEYKYHFVDEVKPVFVAERGLTRRVIEAISYHKGEPEWMLKFRLRALEIFQKKPMPTWGPDLSGLDLDHLVYYVKPAEVRDAKSWEEIPEEIRRTYERLGIPEAERKVLAGVGAQYDSEMVYHRVREELERQGVIFVAIEEGMKKYEDLFKEYFAKVVPPEDNKFAALNSAAWSGGSFVYIPPGVKVELPLQAYFRVNTPEFGQFERTLIIVDEGAEVHYIEGCTAPMYSTESLHTGVIEIVVKRGARSRYTTIQNWSTNMYNLVTQRALVYGDAFHEWLDGNLGSKVTMKYPSSYLLEPGARTEILSIAFAKTGQHQDTGAKIILGAPHTSGTIVSKSISKGEGRASYRGLVKVLEGARGAKANVECDALLIDPESRTDTYPYIEIEEDTAHVGHEATVSKINDEQIFYLQTRGLKEDEAAALIVRGFIEPIAKELPLEYAVELNRLIELEMEGSVG; encoded by the coding sequence ATGAGCGAGGTGGACCTGAAGACTCTGGGGGAGGAGTACAAGTACCACTTCGTGGACGAGGTCAAGCCGGTCTTCGTGGCCGAGCGGGGCCTTACCCGGAGGGTGATCGAGGCCATCAGCTACCACAAGGGCGAGCCCGAGTGGATGCTGAAGTTCCGCCTGCGGGCCCTGGAGATCTTCCAGAAGAAGCCCATGCCCACCTGGGGCCCCGACCTCTCGGGCCTGGACCTGGACCACCTGGTCTACTACGTGAAGCCCGCGGAGGTGCGGGACGCCAAGAGCTGGGAGGAGATCCCCGAGGAGATCCGCCGGACCTACGAGCGCCTGGGCATTCCCGAGGCCGAGCGCAAGGTACTCGCCGGGGTGGGGGCCCAGTACGACTCGGAGATGGTCTACCACCGGGTGAGGGAGGAGCTGGAGCGGCAGGGGGTCATCTTCGTGGCCATCGAGGAGGGGATGAAGAAGTACGAGGACCTCTTCAAGGAGTACTTCGCCAAGGTGGTCCCCCCCGAGGACAACAAGTTCGCCGCCCTGAACTCCGCCGCCTGGTCCGGAGGTTCCTTCGTCTACATCCCCCCCGGGGTCAAGGTGGAGCTTCCCCTGCAGGCCTACTTCCGGGTGAACACCCCCGAGTTCGGGCAGTTTGAGCGCACCCTGATCATCGTGGACGAGGGGGCGGAGGTACACTACATCGAGGGGTGCACCGCCCCCATGTACTCCACGGAGAGCCTGCACACCGGGGTCATTGAGATCGTGGTGAAGCGGGGAGCCCGGAGCCGCTACACCACCATCCAGAACTGGTCCACCAACATGTACAACCTGGTGACGCAAAGGGCCCTGGTCTACGGGGATGCCTTCCACGAGTGGCTGGACGGCAACCTGGGCTCCAAGGTCACCATGAAGTACCCCTCCAGCTACCTCCTGGAACCGGGGGCCCGCACGGAGATCCTCTCCATCGCCTTCGCCAAGACGGGGCAGCACCAGGACACCGGGGCCAAAATCATCCTGGGAGCCCCCCACACCTCGGGCACCATCGTTTCCAAGAGCATCTCCAAAGGGGAGGGTCGGGCCAGTTACCGGGGCCTGGTCAAGGTGCTGGAGGGGGCCAGGGGGGCCAAGGCCAACGTGGAGTGCGACGCCCTCCTCATCGACCCGGAAAGCCGCACCGACACCTACCCCTACATCGAGATCGAGGAGGACACCGCCCACGTGGGCCACGAGGCCACGGTCTCCAAGATCAACGACGAGCAGATCTTCTACCTGCAGACCCGGGGGCTCAAGGAGGACGAGGCCGCGGCCCTCATCGTGCGGGGGTTCATCGAGCCCATCGCCAAGGAGCTCCCCCTGGAGTACGCGGTGGAGCTCAACCGGCTCATCGAGCTGGAGATGGAGGGCTCCGTAGGCTAA
- the sufD gene encoding Fe-S cluster assembly protein SufD, translating to MQVLDKTQVEALSQALGEPAWVLEKRLKALEAFARLPYPSKKDEAWRYTDLSEAPLEQGVETPKGLSLSRDELPELVKRRLEKTDVSGFLVFVGPDLVYAEVPEELRQKGLVFTSLAEALKTHPSQVEAALFQGVYTEDKFAAENSAFFTHGAFLYVPAGLEVEKPLGVFKVVEGGRASAGRSLLFLEDNAKAAYIEEYLSLDLPPTLHLSATEMVLRPGAHLRHAHVQTFGEGVWHFHRQRALLERDAGLNDLVVNLGGRYARSEVASELLGPGAESEMLGLYFGHGRQHFDHYTLQHHVEHHTRSDLLYKGAVKDEARAVFSGLIRLERGAQKTDAYQANRNLILSRTARVDSIPQLEIGANDVRCTHGSTTAPVDEMQLFYLQSRGLPRTLAQELLVKAHLADVLGRIPLKALRAHIEAVIEEKVRI from the coding sequence ATGCAAGTACTGGACAAAACGCAGGTGGAGGCCCTCTCCCAGGCCTTGGGCGAGCCCGCCTGGGTGCTAGAGAAAAGGCTGAAGGCCCTCGAGGCCTTCGCCCGCCTCCCCTATCCCAGCAAGAAGGACGAGGCTTGGCGCTACACGGATCTCTCCGAAGCCCCCTTGGAACAAGGGGTGGAAACCCCCAAGGGGCTTAGCCTCTCCCGGGATGAGCTTCCCGAGCTGGTGAAGCGCCGCCTGGAGAAGACCGATGTTTCCGGCTTTCTGGTCTTCGTGGGCCCGGATTTGGTTTACGCCGAGGTGCCCGAGGAGCTCCGGCAGAAGGGCCTGGTCTTCACCAGCCTGGCCGAGGCCCTCAAGACCCACCCCAGCCAGGTGGAAGCCGCCCTCTTCCAAGGGGTGTACACCGAGGACAAGTTCGCCGCGGAAAACTCCGCCTTCTTCACCCATGGGGCCTTCCTCTACGTGCCCGCGGGGCTGGAGGTGGAAAAGCCCCTGGGGGTCTTCAAGGTGGTGGAAGGGGGTAGGGCTTCGGCAGGGCGGAGCCTCCTTTTCCTGGAAGACAACGCCAAGGCCGCCTACATCGAGGAGTACCTCTCCTTAGACCTCCCCCCTACCCTCCACCTCTCCGCCACGGAGATGGTCCTAAGGCCGGGGGCCCACCTGCGCCACGCCCACGTGCAGACCTTCGGCGAGGGGGTGTGGCACTTCCACCGGCAACGGGCCCTTCTGGAGCGGGACGCGGGCCTCAACGACCTGGTGGTGAACCTGGGCGGGCGCTACGCCCGGAGCGAGGTGGCGTCGGAGCTCCTGGGCCCAGGGGCGGAAAGCGAGATGCTGGGCCTCTACTTCGGCCACGGGCGGCAGCACTTTGACCACTACACCCTGCAGCACCACGTGGAGCACCACACCCGAAGCGACCTCCTCTACAAGGGGGCGGTGAAGGACGAGGCCCGGGCGGTCTTCTCCGGCCTCATCCGGCTGGAGCGGGGAGCCCAGAAGACCGACGCCTACCAGGCCAACCGCAACCTCATCCTCTCCCGCACCGCCAGAGTGGACTCCATCCCCCAGCTGGAGATCGGGGCCAACGACGTGCGCTGCACCCACGGAAGCACCACCGCCCCCGTGGACGAGATGCAACTCTTCTACCTGCAGTCCCGGGGCCTGCCCCGCACCCTGGCCCAGGAGCTTTTGGTCAAGGCCCACCTGGCGGACGTCCTCGGCCGCATCCCCCTAAAGGCCCTCCGGGCCCACATCGAGGCGGTGATCGAGGAGAAGGTGCGCATCTAG
- a CDS encoding Rieske (2Fe-2S) protein has translation MWTPVAQLGEFQNGRLVVRRPEHKKPILLLFTGEEVFALEDVCTHDDGPLHEGELEDGKIVCPRHGARFDLKTGRQTLPAPRPVRVFPAKLEGDTVLLDL, from the coding sequence ATGTGGACCCCGGTAGCCCAGCTCGGCGAGTTCCAAAATGGCCGCCTGGTGGTGCGGCGCCCGGAGCACAAAAAGCCCATCCTCCTCCTCTTTACGGGGGAGGAGGTCTTCGCCCTGGAGGACGTCTGCACCCACGACGACGGCCCCCTGCACGAGGGAGAACTGGAAGACGGCAAGATCGTCTGCCCCCGGCACGGGGCCCGCTTTGACCTCAAGACGGGCCGCCAGACCCTCCCTGCCCCCAGACCCGTCCGGGTCTTCCCCGCCAAGCTGGAAGGGGACACGGTCCTTCTGGACCTCTAA
- a CDS encoding CopZ family metallochaperone produces the protein MVKLRVEGMTCNHCAMAVQKALQKVPGVEKAEVSLERAEALVEGQADLEALIRAVEEEGYWAALAG, from the coding sequence ATGGTAAAGCTGAGAGTGGAAGGCATGACCTGCAACCACTGCGCCATGGCGGTGCAGAAGGCCCTCCAGAAGGTGCCCGGCGTGGAGAAGGCCGAGGTGAGCCTGGAGCGGGCCGAGGCCCTGGTGGAGGGCCAGGCGGACCTCGAGGCCCTGATCCGGGCGGTGGAGGAAGAAGGCTACTGGGCTGCCCTGGCGGGTTAG
- the csoR gene encoding metal-sensitive transcriptional regulator CsoR, translating to MPHDHLHLDPKVREEAKRRLLSAKGHLEGILRMLEDPHVYCVDVLKQLKAVEGALDRVGEMVLRAHLRDHVATAHERGDVEEIVEELMEALKYR from the coding sequence ATGCCCCACGACCACCTTCACCTGGACCCCAAGGTGCGGGAAGAGGCCAAAAGGCGCCTTCTCTCCGCCAAAGGCCACCTGGAGGGCATCCTGCGCATGCTGGAAGACCCCCACGTCTACTGCGTGGACGTGCTGAAGCAGCTGAAGGCGGTGGAGGGCGCTTTGGACCGGGTGGGGGAGATGGTCCTAAGGGCCCACCTCCGGGACCACGTGGCCACCGCCCACGAGCGGGGGGACGTGGAGGAGATCGTGGAGGAGCTGATGGAAGCCCTCAAGTACCGTTAG
- a CDS encoding DUF305 domain-containing protein: protein MRLFTLLVALFLPALAQHVHTPVGDAGERAFLSGMIAHHEGALEMARYALEKAKDREVRAWAEAILKEQEREIALMRSWLPSLGGLDQAAYAAMGKEMAAMLQELKRAKDPDRAFVELMLLHHKGAVEMALAVLPTAKDRRVLDLARDIILAQAKEMHAFRLWLLRQR, encoded by the coding sequence ATGCGCCTTTTTACCCTGCTGGTAGCCCTTTTCCTGCCCGCCTTGGCCCAGCACGTCCATACCCCGGTGGGGGATGCCGGAGAAAGGGCTTTCCTCTCGGGCATGATCGCCCACCACGAGGGGGCCCTGGAGATGGCCCGCTACGCCCTGGAAAAGGCTAAGGACCGGGAGGTGCGGGCCTGGGCCGAGGCCATCCTCAAGGAACAGGAGCGGGAAATCGCCCTCATGCGGAGCTGGCTCCCCAGCCTGGGCGGGCTGGACCAAGCCGCCTACGCCGCCATGGGGAAGGAGATGGCGGCCATGCTCCAAGAGCTCAAGAGGGCCAAGGACCCTGACCGGGCCTTCGTGGAGCTCATGCTCCTGCACCACAAGGGCGCGGTGGAGATGGCCCTCGCCGTGCTCCCCACCGCCAAGGATCGGCGGGTCTTGGACCTGGCCCGGGATATCATCCTGGCCCAGGCCAAGGAGATGCACGCCTTTAGGCTATGGCTCTTGAGGCAAAGGTAA